A part of Neoarius graeffei isolate fNeoGra1 chromosome 8, fNeoGra1.pri, whole genome shotgun sequence genomic DNA contains:
- the nup160 gene encoding nuclear pore complex protein Nup160 isoform X1: MRHIRCFGARKMAAALERSFIEICGFERETVSRFRDLTINLGVSTFPGGGRLADSAGAFSYEESGKLLSLTSNRFIHWSTSGDTVQLVEQSLDANLLNNSLRLKILNCSVLPGGVHIHETLNNVIVLIVTNQSVHRMVLPHPTRMYRSELVAELQMQSVFTDVGKVCVQDAVHSFTLSFTQNLVTSSAWLNTHGHAHFALATPAGGITIVTLPPHDEQGSLSVMELKQSSVMQRLAGWVPSAIRGDQSPCDLAVSLAVWPMEDDTFIFALCQDHKLRVWSYKEQQCVLVADMLDYVPAGRAELKNSAGVSHRLRVCVSGSAGVCVCVYIAALHHSQFSVLQLVSSNNTRYSLEHISTIYSTQETLVDFVLTSTDIWGLWVDDDNQTMVKYINFEHNAAGMWNQVFVQPAPEEEVHIGSEQDPRETYLDVLFSPLRFTAVAIVKALQIYKRGTERFLDLTWETLKKEVSLAVENELQSSVTEFEFSQEDYRMLQVEFWSKFYACCLQYQEALSTPLALHVDQATAMVCLLKKGFVSFLLPCFAVDHLYLCSDEYLFSEEETPVADEPELSGDVQQLVQCLRLVSECLQGEMVCVMDRAVEMLMSPEKAAEQVLENLLANDNDNLISDITNKLQDVRNPLAAMSALLRELDLEAELDAPDTAPSRQSLSVRLSLSQLYSSSIAVSVVCQAVCHMTMTRALICRDLLILQHLYLHLGDSVLLAGSAQCLQLQQDLIPRCSHLLCCYHLLKQLSQTLASPVPLDTLDANLQHLSVLKLSDSTAVMANRSVLSPQTVVELFYQNVAHKSIVPQLFGQREAPESHITSLHWNQLISSVVHLLTQLLWPSNPNFLFPECMMGNCQYTQLQEYVRLIGPWCQANVGSCRFVLGQAYLACGEGQKALQCFQEAAPEVEKEEFLMRLTGSEEDEAGTTAPRLLYYNKVLRLLEDVGLPDLVIQLATLAVSEAVNDQRSQAALWTRIFKHHLDLGHNREAYEALTQNPDPSRQLDCLRQLVVVLCERAQLQDLIQFPYINLHEEVVAIIESRARAVDLMTHNYYELLYAFHINRHNYRKAGTVMFEYGMRLGREVRTLRGLQKQVNCYLSALNCLRLIRPEYAWIIQPSSGPACERPGTSPKRSHDGDLAPPPVSRQIEILELKDLEKEYVLARCRLTLAQQDPSSAAIAGSASAVEMVSLLVQAGLFDTALLLCETFKLPLTPVFEGLTFKCIKLQYGSEQSQNEAWNWLSANQLPNLITTKESSATDEAWRLLASYLEKHQSQNAQHHRCVINRLLSHGVPVPDWLLNAYKEVDAASLLRLYLNYDLLDPATELVMEYVDALLGKGHQYFGIEMPLSATAPLVWLPYTSIDQLLHNLRESQTPSNSQVYEKLRMKLAEYHRQVDRSGKHRLQVPA, from the exons ATGCGTCACATCCGGTGTTTTGGCGCGCGGAAAATGGCGGCTGCCTTAGAAAGGAGCTTTATAGAGATCTGCGGGTTTGAAAGGGAGACAGTTTCTCGGTTTCGGGATCTCACCATTAATCTGG GTGTGAGTACGTTCCCTGGTGGCGGGAGGCTCGCGGACAGTGCTGGGGCATTCTCTTATGAGGAGAGCGGAAAACTGCTGTCTCTCACCAGCAACAGGTTCATCCACTG GTCCACATCAGGAGACACGGTTCAGCTGGTGGAACAGTCTCTGGACGCGAACCTTTTGAACAACTCTCTCCGTCTGAAGATCCTAAACTGCAGTGTGCTTCCTGGAGGCGTTCACATCCATGAGACGCTCAACAATGTCATCGTCCTCATCGTCAccaaccaatcagtgcacaggatgGTGCTACCCCACCCCACACGCATGTACCGCAGC gagctgGTGGCTGAGCTGCAGATGCAGAGTGTGTTCACCGACGTGGGGAAGGTGTGTGTTCAGGACGCTGTTCACTCCTTCACTCTGTCGTTCACACAGAACCTGGTCACATCATCTGCCTGGCTGAACACACACGGCCATGCCCATTTTGCTTTGGCCACTCCTGCTGGTGGCATCACCATAGTTACCTTACCTCCTCATGATGAGCAGG gttcatTGTCAGTGATGGAGTTAAAGCAGAGCTCAGTGATGCAGAGATTAGCAGGCTGGGTCCCCAGTGCCATCAG aggggACCAAAGCCCGTGTGACCTGGCAGTCAGTTTAGCCGTGTGGCCGATGGAGGACGACACCTTCATCTTTGCTCTGTGTCAGGATCATAAACTGCGTGTGTGGTCATATAAG GAGCAGCAGTGCGTGTTGGTGGCAGATATGTTGGACTATGTCCCTGCGGGTCGGGCGGAGCTGAAGAACAGCGCGGGCGTCTCTCAccgtctgcgtgtgtgtgtgtccggctctgcaggtgtgtgtgtgtgtgtttacatcgcTGCTCTGCACCACAGTCAGTTCTCTGTCCTGCAGCTTGTGTCCAGTAACAACACACGATACAGCCTGGAGCACATCTCTACTATCTACAGCACACAG GAGACTCTGGTGGACTTTGTTCTAACCTCCACTGATATTTGGGGTCTGTGGGTGGATGATGATAACCAGACCATGGTGAAGTACATCAACTTTGAGCA taatGCAGCAGGCATGTGGAACCAGGTGTTTGTGCAGCCTGCCCCAGAGGAGGAAGTTCACATTGGGTCTGAGCAGGACCCCAGA GAGACGTATTTGGACGTTCTGTTTTCTCCTCTGCGCTTCACTGCTGTTGCCATCGTAAAGGCTCTACAG ATATACAAACGTGGCACGGAGCGATTCCTCGACTTAACTTGGGAGACACTGAAGAAAGAAGTCAGTCTGGCTGTAGAGAATgag ctccaGAGCAGTGTGACAGAGTTTGAGTTCTCTCAGGAGGATTACCGCATGCTGCAGGTGGAGTTTTGGTCCAAGTTCTACGCCTGCTGTCTGCAGTACCAGGAAGCTCTGTCCACCCCTCTCGCCCTGCACGTGGACCAGGCCACAGCTATGGTCTGCCTGCTCAAGAAG GGCTTTGTGTCGTTCCTGTTGCCCTGCTTTGCCGTGGATCACCTGTACCTGTGCTCTGATGAGTACCTGTTCTCCGAGGAGGAAACACCTGTTGCTGATG aaccGGAGCTGAGTGGGGATGTCCAGCAGCTGGTGCAGTGTTTGCGGTTGGTGAGTGAGTGTTTGCAGGgggagatggtgtgtgtgatggacaGAGCAGTGGAAATGCTGATGTCTCCAGAGAAAGCTGCAGAACAAGTGCTGGAGAACCTGCTGGCTAATGATAA TGATAATTTGATTTCTGACATCACCAACAAGCTGCAGGATGTACGAAACCCTTTGGCTGCGATGAGCGCCCTGCTCCGAGAGCTTGACCTGGAGGCAGAGTTAGACGCGCCCGACACAGCACCATCAC GCCAGTCTCTGAGCGTGCGTCTCAGTCTGTCTCAGCTGTACAGCAGCAGTATAGCTGTGAGCGTTGTGTGTCAGGCGGTGTGTCACATGACCATGACTCGAGCACTGATCTGCAGAGACCTGCTCATCCTGCAACACCTGTACCTGCATCTCGGAGACAGT gtGCTCCTGGCAGGCAGTGCTCAGTGTCTACAGTTGCAACAGGATCTGATCCCACGCTGTTCACACCTGCTGTGCTGTTATCACCTGCTCAAACAACTCAGCCAGACCCTTGCCTCACCTGTACCACTCGACACACT AGATGCTAACCTGCAGCACCTGTCTGTATTGAAGCTGTCTGATTCCACAGCAGTCATGGCTAACAGATCAG tgttgaGTCCTCAGACGGTGGTGGAGCTGTTCTATCAGAATGTGGCTCATAAATCCATTGTGCCGCAGCTGTTTGGCCAGAGGGAGGCACCAGAGAGTCACATCACCAGCCTTCACTGGAACCAGCTCATCTCCAGTGTGGTGCACCTACTGACTCAGTTATT GTGGCCCAGTAACCCCAACTTCCTGTTCCCTGAGTGCATGATGGGAAACTGCCAGTACACACAGCTCCAG GAGTATGTGCGTCTGATTGGGCCGTGGTGCCAGGCTAACGTGGGGTCGTGTCGGTTTGTCCTGGGTCAGGCGTACTTGGCCTGTGGTGAAGGACAGAAG GCGCTGCAGTGTTTCCAGGAGGCAGCACCAGAGGTGGAGAAGGAGGAGTTTCTGATGAGATTGACAGGCTCGGAGGAGGACGAGGCAGGGACGACAGCACCACGATTACTCTATTACAACAAG gtcCTAAGACTCCTGGAGGATGTTGGGTTGCCAGATCTTGTGATTCAGCTGGCCACGCTTGCTGTGTCTGAAGCTGTGAATGACCAGCGCAGTCAG GCAGCTCTGTGGACACGTATTTTTAAACACCATCTGGATCTTGGACACAATAGGGAAGCGTATGAAGCTCTGACCCAGAATCCTGATCccagcag gcagttGGACTGTCTCCGGCAGCTGGTGGTGGTCCTGTGCGAGCGCGCTCAACTACAAGATCTCATCCAGTTCCCTTACATCAACCTGCATGAGGAG gtggtggCGATTATCGAGTCTCGTGCCCGTGCTGTTGATCTGATGACCCATAATTACTACGAGCTGCTCTACGCCTTCCACATTAACCGCCACAACTACAGGAAAG ccgGTACAGTGATGTTTGAGTACGGGATGCGTCTGGGTCGTGAGGTTCGGACTCTGAGGGGTCTGCAGAAGCAGGTGAACTGTTACCTGTCTGCTCTGAACTGTCTGCGTCTGATCCGGCCGGAATACGCCTGGATCATCCAGCCTTCATCTGGACCTGCT TGTGAGAGGCCGGGCACGTCACCAAAGCGCAGTCATGATGGAGATTTGGCTCCGCctccag TGAGTCGTCAGATAGAAATCCTGGAGCTGAAGGATCTGGAAAAGGAGTACGTTCTCGCACGATGTCGTCTCACACTTGCGCAGCAGGACCCATCTTCGGCTGCTATAGcag gcAGTGcgtcggcggtggagatggtgtctCTGTTGGTGCAGGCCGGACTGTTCGACACGGCGTTGTTATTGTGCGAGACATTTAAACTCCCTCTCACTCCTGTCTTCGAGGGACTCACATTTAA GTGCATTAAGCTGCAGTACGGATCAGAGCAGAGCCAGAACGAGGCATGGAACTGGTTATCAGCCAATCAGCTGCCCAATCTCATCACCACTAAagagtccag TGCAACAGATGAAGCGTGGAGACTTTTGGCCTCTTACCTGGAGAAGCATCAATCCCAGAATGCTCAGCATCATCGGTGTGTCATTAACAGGCTGCTGTCGCATGGTGTACCTGTTCCTGATTGGCTGCTTAATGCATACAAG gaagTGGATGCTGCGTCCCTGCTGCGTCTGTACTTGAACTATGACCTGCTGGATCCAGCCACTGAACTCGTGATGGAATACGTGGATGCTCTGCTGGGGAAAGGGCATCAATATTTTGGAatagag ATGCCGCTCAGTGCGACAGCGCCTCTCGTCTGGCTGCCCTACACATCCATCGACCAGCTGCTGCACAACCTGAGAGAAAGTCAGACTCCGAGCAACTCACAG gtctatGAGAAGCTGCGGATGAAGCTGGCAGAGTATCACAGACAGGTGGATCGCAGCGGTAAACACCGACTACAGGTTCCagcctga
- the nup160 gene encoding nuclear pore complex protein Nup160 isoform X2, which produces MAAALERSFIEICGFERETVSRFRDLTINLENREMSPLRGVSTFPGGGRLADSAGAFSYEESGKLLSLTSNRFIHWSTSGDTVQLVEQSLDANLLNNSLRLKILNCSVLPGGVHIHETLNNVIVLIVTNQSVHRMVLPHPTRMYRSELVAELQMQSVFTDVGKVCVQDAVHSFTLSFTQNLVTSSAWLNTHGHAHFALATPAGGITIVTLPPHDEQGSLSVMELKQSSVMQRLAGWVPSAIRGDQSPCDLAVSLAVWPMEDDTFIFALCQDHKLRVWSYKEQQCVLVADMLDYVPAGRAELKNSAGVSHRLRVCVSGSAGVCVCVYIAALHHSQFSVLQLVSSNNTRYSLEHISTIYSTQETLVDFVLTSTDIWGLWVDDDNQTMVKYINFEHNAAGMWNQVFVQPAPEEEVHIGSEQDPRETYLDVLFSPLRFTAVAIVKALQIYKRGTERFLDLTWETLKKEVSLAVENELQSSVTEFEFSQEDYRMLQVEFWSKFYACCLQYQEALSTPLALHVDQATAMVCLLKKGFVSFLLPCFAVDHLYLCSDEYLFSEEETPVADEPELSGDVQQLVQCLRLVSECLQGEMVCVMDRAVEMLMSPEKAAEQVLENLLANDNDNLISDITNKLQDVRNPLAAMSALLRELDLEAELDAPDTAPSRQSLSVRLSLSQLYSSSIAVSVVCQAVCHMTMTRALICRDLLILQHLYLHLGDSVLLAGSAQCLQLQQDLIPRCSHLLCCYHLLKQLSQTLASPVPLDTLDANLQHLSVLKLSDSTAVMANRSVLSPQTVVELFYQNVAHKSIVPQLFGQREAPESHITSLHWNQLISSVVHLLTQLLWPSNPNFLFPECMMGNCQYTQLQEYVRLIGPWCQANVGSCRFVLGQAYLACGEGQKALQCFQEAAPEVEKEEFLMRLTGSEEDEAGTTAPRLLYYNKVLRLLEDVGLPDLVIQLATLAVSEAVNDQRSQAALWTRIFKHHLDLGHNREAYEALTQNPDPSRQLDCLRQLVVVLCERAQLQDLIQFPYINLHEEVVAIIESRARAVDLMTHNYYELLYAFHINRHNYRKAGTVMFEYGMRLGREVRTLRGLQKQVNCYLSALNCLRLIRPEYAWIIQPSSGPACERPGTSPKRSHDGDLAPPPVSRQIEILELKDLEKEYVLARCRLTLAQQDPSSAAIAGSASAVEMVSLLVQAGLFDTALLLCETFKLPLTPVFEGLTFKCIKLQYGSEQSQNEAWNWLSANQLPNLITTKESSATDEAWRLLASYLEKHQSQNAQHHRCVINRLLSHGVPVPDWLLNAYKEVDAASLLRLYLNYDLLDPATELVMEYVDALLGKGHQYFGIEMPLSATAPLVWLPYTSIDQLLHNLRESQTPSNSQVYEKLRMKLAEYHRQVDRSGKHRLQVPA; this is translated from the exons ATGGCGGCTGCCTTAGAAAGGAGCTTTATAGAGATCTGCGGGTTTGAAAGGGAGACAGTTTCTCGGTTTCGGGATCTCACCATTAATCTGG AAAATAGGGAAATGAGCCCTTTGAGAG GTGTGAGTACGTTCCCTGGTGGCGGGAGGCTCGCGGACAGTGCTGGGGCATTCTCTTATGAGGAGAGCGGAAAACTGCTGTCTCTCACCAGCAACAGGTTCATCCACTG GTCCACATCAGGAGACACGGTTCAGCTGGTGGAACAGTCTCTGGACGCGAACCTTTTGAACAACTCTCTCCGTCTGAAGATCCTAAACTGCAGTGTGCTTCCTGGAGGCGTTCACATCCATGAGACGCTCAACAATGTCATCGTCCTCATCGTCAccaaccaatcagtgcacaggatgGTGCTACCCCACCCCACACGCATGTACCGCAGC gagctgGTGGCTGAGCTGCAGATGCAGAGTGTGTTCACCGACGTGGGGAAGGTGTGTGTTCAGGACGCTGTTCACTCCTTCACTCTGTCGTTCACACAGAACCTGGTCACATCATCTGCCTGGCTGAACACACACGGCCATGCCCATTTTGCTTTGGCCACTCCTGCTGGTGGCATCACCATAGTTACCTTACCTCCTCATGATGAGCAGG gttcatTGTCAGTGATGGAGTTAAAGCAGAGCTCAGTGATGCAGAGATTAGCAGGCTGGGTCCCCAGTGCCATCAG aggggACCAAAGCCCGTGTGACCTGGCAGTCAGTTTAGCCGTGTGGCCGATGGAGGACGACACCTTCATCTTTGCTCTGTGTCAGGATCATAAACTGCGTGTGTGGTCATATAAG GAGCAGCAGTGCGTGTTGGTGGCAGATATGTTGGACTATGTCCCTGCGGGTCGGGCGGAGCTGAAGAACAGCGCGGGCGTCTCTCAccgtctgcgtgtgtgtgtgtccggctctgcaggtgtgtgtgtgtgtgtttacatcgcTGCTCTGCACCACAGTCAGTTCTCTGTCCTGCAGCTTGTGTCCAGTAACAACACACGATACAGCCTGGAGCACATCTCTACTATCTACAGCACACAG GAGACTCTGGTGGACTTTGTTCTAACCTCCACTGATATTTGGGGTCTGTGGGTGGATGATGATAACCAGACCATGGTGAAGTACATCAACTTTGAGCA taatGCAGCAGGCATGTGGAACCAGGTGTTTGTGCAGCCTGCCCCAGAGGAGGAAGTTCACATTGGGTCTGAGCAGGACCCCAGA GAGACGTATTTGGACGTTCTGTTTTCTCCTCTGCGCTTCACTGCTGTTGCCATCGTAAAGGCTCTACAG ATATACAAACGTGGCACGGAGCGATTCCTCGACTTAACTTGGGAGACACTGAAGAAAGAAGTCAGTCTGGCTGTAGAGAATgag ctccaGAGCAGTGTGACAGAGTTTGAGTTCTCTCAGGAGGATTACCGCATGCTGCAGGTGGAGTTTTGGTCCAAGTTCTACGCCTGCTGTCTGCAGTACCAGGAAGCTCTGTCCACCCCTCTCGCCCTGCACGTGGACCAGGCCACAGCTATGGTCTGCCTGCTCAAGAAG GGCTTTGTGTCGTTCCTGTTGCCCTGCTTTGCCGTGGATCACCTGTACCTGTGCTCTGATGAGTACCTGTTCTCCGAGGAGGAAACACCTGTTGCTGATG aaccGGAGCTGAGTGGGGATGTCCAGCAGCTGGTGCAGTGTTTGCGGTTGGTGAGTGAGTGTTTGCAGGgggagatggtgtgtgtgatggacaGAGCAGTGGAAATGCTGATGTCTCCAGAGAAAGCTGCAGAACAAGTGCTGGAGAACCTGCTGGCTAATGATAA TGATAATTTGATTTCTGACATCACCAACAAGCTGCAGGATGTACGAAACCCTTTGGCTGCGATGAGCGCCCTGCTCCGAGAGCTTGACCTGGAGGCAGAGTTAGACGCGCCCGACACAGCACCATCAC GCCAGTCTCTGAGCGTGCGTCTCAGTCTGTCTCAGCTGTACAGCAGCAGTATAGCTGTGAGCGTTGTGTGTCAGGCGGTGTGTCACATGACCATGACTCGAGCACTGATCTGCAGAGACCTGCTCATCCTGCAACACCTGTACCTGCATCTCGGAGACAGT gtGCTCCTGGCAGGCAGTGCTCAGTGTCTACAGTTGCAACAGGATCTGATCCCACGCTGTTCACACCTGCTGTGCTGTTATCACCTGCTCAAACAACTCAGCCAGACCCTTGCCTCACCTGTACCACTCGACACACT AGATGCTAACCTGCAGCACCTGTCTGTATTGAAGCTGTCTGATTCCACAGCAGTCATGGCTAACAGATCAG tgttgaGTCCTCAGACGGTGGTGGAGCTGTTCTATCAGAATGTGGCTCATAAATCCATTGTGCCGCAGCTGTTTGGCCAGAGGGAGGCACCAGAGAGTCACATCACCAGCCTTCACTGGAACCAGCTCATCTCCAGTGTGGTGCACCTACTGACTCAGTTATT GTGGCCCAGTAACCCCAACTTCCTGTTCCCTGAGTGCATGATGGGAAACTGCCAGTACACACAGCTCCAG GAGTATGTGCGTCTGATTGGGCCGTGGTGCCAGGCTAACGTGGGGTCGTGTCGGTTTGTCCTGGGTCAGGCGTACTTGGCCTGTGGTGAAGGACAGAAG GCGCTGCAGTGTTTCCAGGAGGCAGCACCAGAGGTGGAGAAGGAGGAGTTTCTGATGAGATTGACAGGCTCGGAGGAGGACGAGGCAGGGACGACAGCACCACGATTACTCTATTACAACAAG gtcCTAAGACTCCTGGAGGATGTTGGGTTGCCAGATCTTGTGATTCAGCTGGCCACGCTTGCTGTGTCTGAAGCTGTGAATGACCAGCGCAGTCAG GCAGCTCTGTGGACACGTATTTTTAAACACCATCTGGATCTTGGACACAATAGGGAAGCGTATGAAGCTCTGACCCAGAATCCTGATCccagcag gcagttGGACTGTCTCCGGCAGCTGGTGGTGGTCCTGTGCGAGCGCGCTCAACTACAAGATCTCATCCAGTTCCCTTACATCAACCTGCATGAGGAG gtggtggCGATTATCGAGTCTCGTGCCCGTGCTGTTGATCTGATGACCCATAATTACTACGAGCTGCTCTACGCCTTCCACATTAACCGCCACAACTACAGGAAAG ccgGTACAGTGATGTTTGAGTACGGGATGCGTCTGGGTCGTGAGGTTCGGACTCTGAGGGGTCTGCAGAAGCAGGTGAACTGTTACCTGTCTGCTCTGAACTGTCTGCGTCTGATCCGGCCGGAATACGCCTGGATCATCCAGCCTTCATCTGGACCTGCT TGTGAGAGGCCGGGCACGTCACCAAAGCGCAGTCATGATGGAGATTTGGCTCCGCctccag TGAGTCGTCAGATAGAAATCCTGGAGCTGAAGGATCTGGAAAAGGAGTACGTTCTCGCACGATGTCGTCTCACACTTGCGCAGCAGGACCCATCTTCGGCTGCTATAGcag gcAGTGcgtcggcggtggagatggtgtctCTGTTGGTGCAGGCCGGACTGTTCGACACGGCGTTGTTATTGTGCGAGACATTTAAACTCCCTCTCACTCCTGTCTTCGAGGGACTCACATTTAA GTGCATTAAGCTGCAGTACGGATCAGAGCAGAGCCAGAACGAGGCATGGAACTGGTTATCAGCCAATCAGCTGCCCAATCTCATCACCACTAAagagtccag TGCAACAGATGAAGCGTGGAGACTTTTGGCCTCTTACCTGGAGAAGCATCAATCCCAGAATGCTCAGCATCATCGGTGTGTCATTAACAGGCTGCTGTCGCATGGTGTACCTGTTCCTGATTGGCTGCTTAATGCATACAAG gaagTGGATGCTGCGTCCCTGCTGCGTCTGTACTTGAACTATGACCTGCTGGATCCAGCCACTGAACTCGTGATGGAATACGTGGATGCTCTGCTGGGGAAAGGGCATCAATATTTTGGAatagag ATGCCGCTCAGTGCGACAGCGCCTCTCGTCTGGCTGCCCTACACATCCATCGACCAGCTGCTGCACAACCTGAGAGAAAGTCAGACTCCGAGCAACTCACAG gtctatGAGAAGCTGCGGATGAAGCTGGCAGAGTATCACAGACAGGTGGATCGCAGCGGTAAACACCGACTACAGGTTCCagcctga